From Strix uralensis isolate ZFMK-TIS-50842 chromosome 1, bStrUra1, whole genome shotgun sequence, a single genomic window includes:
- the CAVIN4 gene encoding caveolae-associated protein 4 has protein sequence MDRHEITPEADKTHQNRLSSVTEEEEEQDAAYTIVTVLDKVANIVDSVQASQKRIEERHREMENAIKTIQIDILKLAQAHGNTGYTVNKLLEKTHKVSSTVKEVRARVERQSTSVQKVEAKQEEMLRKNKFRVVIYQEETECPSSLSVIKERTAGETLEDDFFPPDDLSSDEEYYIEESKATQFKKSGMRRIDDIKKAFSRENIQKTRQNFGKKVNRLRTRIVTPERRERIRQSGERLKQSGIRIKKTISQAAPTKETFKIHKKNKERTGAEGQEGIQEAGVHIPSELTAAEPFTEEISYTEVITKVKKDKNSTTKGASQSTEKAVTIPEAILKQEGKEGGGRDDVPLLDLKQSV, from the exons ATGGATCGCCATGAAATCACGCCGGAGGCtgacaaaacccaccaaaatcgTCTTTCCAGCGTCACCGAGGAGGAAGAAGAACAAGATGCAGCTTACACAATTGTGACAGTCCTGGACAAAGTGGCCAATATTGTGGACAGCGTGCAGGCGAGCCAGAAAAGGATAGAGGAGAGGCACAGGGAGATGGAAAACGCCATCAAGACCATACAGATTGACATTTTAAAGCTTGCCCAGGCTCACGGCAACACAGGCTACACGGTGAACAAGTTACTGGAGAAAACCCACAAAGTCAGCTCCACTGTGAAGGAGGTGCGGGCACGTGTGGAGAGGCAGAGCACCAGTGTGCAGAAGGTGGAAGCCAAACAAGAGGAGAtgctgaggaaaaacaaattccGTGTCGTAATCTATCAG GAGGAAACCGAGTGTCCTTCATCTCTCTCTGTTATCAAAGAGAGGACAGCAGGTGAAACTCTAGAGGATGATTTCTTCCCACCTGATGATCTGTCTTCTGATGAAGAATATTATATCGAAGAAAGCAAAGCAACTCAGTTCAAGAAATCAGGCATGAGGCGCATAGATGATATCAAAAAGGcattttcaagggaaaatatccaaaagacaagacaaaatttTGGCAAGAAGGTAAACAGGCTTCGAACTAGAATAGTGACCcctgagaggagagagaggatCAGGCAGTCAGGAGAGAGACTGAAACAGTCTGGGATAAGGATCAAGAAAACCATTTCACAAGCTGCCCCAACAAAGGAGACGTTCAAGatccataaaaaaaataaagaacgAACAGGAGCCGAAGGTCAGGAGGGGATCCAGGAAGCTGGCGTGCACATCCCCTCTGAGCTCACAGCAGCAGAGCCCTTCACTGAAGAAATCTCTTACACAGAAGTGATCACTAAGGTAAAGAAAGACAAGAATAGCACAACAAAAGGTGCTTCCCAGTCAACTGAAAAAGCAGTTACAATCCCAGAAGCCATTCTtaagcaggaaggaaaagaaggaggaggacgTGATGATGTCCCTTTGCTAGACTTAAAGCAATCGGTATAA